One genomic window of Gavia stellata isolate bGavSte3 chromosome 7, bGavSte3.hap2, whole genome shotgun sequence includes the following:
- the SOCS4 gene encoding suppressor of cytokine signaling 4: MAENKDSNIKNTDVRPKSSRSRSADRKDGYVWSGKKLSWSRKSEHCSDAETANALGRSGTNLRSQERKYSCSSIELDLDRSCGHRFLGRSLKQKLQDAVGQCFPIKNCSSRHASGLPSKRKIHISELMLDKCPFPPRSELAFRWHLIKRHTAPISPKAEDWIIADLSQHEEREDQLRDDEIANGGTDSPSQSCDFTDSGSSRGDSRSELVTGKVVRSNKDESDMDSDDEVVTLCTSSRKRNKPKWETDDELLRMETPPKYHTQIDYVHCLVPDLLQINNNPCYWGVMDKYAAEALLEGKPEGTFLLRDSAQEDYLFSVSFRRYSRSLHARIEQWNHNFSFDAHDPCVFHSPDITGLLEHYKDPSSCMFFEPLLSTPLNRTFPFSLQHICRTVICNCTTYDGIDALPIPPSVKLYLKEYHYKSKVRVLRIDVPEQQS, translated from the coding sequence ATGGCAGAAAATAAGGACAGTAACATTAAAAACACAGATGTGAGACCCAAAAGCAGCCGGAGCAGAAGCGCAGACAGAAAGGATGGTTATGTCTGGAGTGGAAAGAAGCTCTCCTGGTCTAGAAAGAGTGAGCACTGTTCTGACGctgaaacagcaaatgctttggGCAGATCAGGGACTAATTTAAGGAGCCAAGAGAGGAAGTATAGCTGCTCATCTATCGAGCTGGATCTAGACCGTTCGTGCGGTCACAGGTTTTTAGGCCGGTCTCTCAAACAGAAGCTGCAAGATGCTGTGGGTCAGTGCTTTCCCATAAAGAATTGTAGCAGTCGGCATGCCTCGGGACTgccatcaaaaagaaaaatccatatCAGTGAGTTAATGCTAGATAAGTGTCCTTTCCCCCCGCGCTCAGAGCTAGCTTTTCGGTGGCACTTGATCAAAAGACATACAGCCCCTATAAGTCCAAAAGCTGAAGACTGGATAATTGCTGATTTATCCCAGCATGAGGAAAGGGAGGATCAGCTGCGAGACGATGAGATTGCCAACGGGGGGACGGACTCTCCCTCCCAGTCCTGCGACTTTACCGACAGCGGTTCCTCTAGGGGTGATTCGAGGTCTGAGTTGGTTACAGGTAAGGTGGTAAGGAGCAATAAAGACGAGAGCGATATGGACTCTGACGATGAAGTTGTAACACTGTGCACAAgttcaagaaaaagaaacaagcccAAATGGGAAACGGATGATGAGCTGCTACGGATGGAAACGCCTCCGAAATACCATACACAGATTGATTATGTCCACTGCCTAGTCCCAGACCTCCTCCAGATCAATAACAATCCCTGCTACTGGGGAGTCATGGATAAATATGCAGCCGAGGCGCTGCTAGAAGGAAAGCCAGAGGGAACATTTTTGTTACGAGATTCTGCCCAAGAAGactatttgttttctgtgagcTTCAGGCGCTACAGTCGTTCCCTCCATGCGCGGATAGAGCAGTGGAATCACAACTTCAGCTTTGATGCCCACGATCCTTGTGTCTTCCATTCTCCTGACATCACGGGACTCCTAGAGCACTACAAAGATCCAAGTTCCTGTATGTTCTTTGAACCGCTTTTATCCACTCCGCTGAACAggacttttcctttttctcttcaacATATATGTAGAACGGTTATTTGCAACTGTACAACTTACGACGGTATTGACGCACTTCCCATTCCTCCATCAGTGAAGCTGTATCTGAAGGAATATCATTATAAGTCAAAAGTTAGAGTACTCAGGATTGATGTACCAGAGCAGCAaagctag